GCGCGAGGGCGACGCTATCAAGGAGGCGTTAGTGGAAGAAATTGACAAAGCTGCCGTGTGCACCGCGTGCCTGCAGAAATGCTACTACGCTTCTAACAAGGCTGTCTGTATCAGAGTATGCAAATCTTCGTACTGTTAGACTACCAAGGTACAGGCCCACTCGCACGTTTTATTACCCGTTCATGTTACGCAAAATGGCTTTTTTAAGACAGTCAAATGTTAATCAACAAGTCGAATAATTAAGTGGTTCTATTTTGATACTTTTAGCAATGCGATGGACTTCCGGCATTTCAACTAAGACCACCCGACACACCAAGCATCCGGACATGGCGGTTACACCGACCCAGTTCACATTTCCAAtgatttctctttatttttatttgctccTTGTATGGCCAATACAAATATAATAGATAGCACCAACTACGTGTATATGGCGTTATTCTATAACATCTTACCTTTGTGCGCCCTCCTGCAATTTGTTGCTGGGAAGTTAAGAAATAAGCAATGAGTAAGATGCCAACAGCAGTATTAAAAAAGCTGATCGAATCAGAGTTTTTACCCAATGTTAATAGTGGTTATCAGCCTTGTCAGGAAAACTAAACAAATATGGAAATAAGTTACTATTCTTAATTTACTAAATTTAGTTGGGGTGCGATATAAATTTTATATCACATCACGAATGGTGGTGATgtaatgttgtttttttttgttttgtttttttgctgaaggtcatttttttatatgcaGTTGCAAAGTTCAATATTTCGTTcctgaaattttgtttcttcctagCAACGCCTCCAAATGTCTTCCCTTTCTTCTTAATTCGCCCCAATTTTCAACGTTGACAAGAAAGTGTGGGGTGACAAACAAAGTCGAAACAAAACTTCGAAGGGCGTTGCCGCTGTCAGTTCAACGCCAATATTTGTATTTGCCAGACGTTAAATTGTGTCGATAACGACTAATGGCGGTTGTCAGGCCGCCCAGCATCGCctacatttttaattgtttagcCTTTTTTATAGTGAAATAGTCggtgtttatttaatgttgTTCGCAATTCTATTATGTTAACGAGTTGTATCTAATTTGACGCCTCGACAACAGTGCTGCAAATTGGTGGAGTTGATGCGTGACTGCATAAATGCTATTTGTGCCTTTGTGCGATAAAACGGATGCCACACGCAATCCGAATTTTAAACTGCCCATTTCCGAACAACTTGGCTTCGTCATTCGTCTAGTTTATTCTGAGCGCCAGTAACTATAGGGACGTCGGTCACTTGAAATAGGTCGGAATGGATTTAaccagtttcttcttttagcTGTAGAGTGGGAAAAAGTTCTTAGTAACCGATCAACAACGAAAGCTGCGGTAGTCCTTTGCTCTTTCTCTATCACAAAATGACATTGAAAATGAAGTTGtatcagtttttatttttatttcccgtgATCGGCATTTGTTATTCACTTCCGCAAACTCTACGCCAACTGCCTCAACCTTCTGATGTTATTTTTAACGAGCATCCGTTGTCGGAGAcgacgaaaataaataatcaactCGTGGGGCTGACGACGAGTGAACACCAGAAGTTGATTCATTCACCAACAGGTAAcatattttgtcattttaaaacTCCATCACGAAATTACCTTCAACTCCTGTAGAGAGAAACGAAAATGGGCAGGTTTCTTCTTATTCACCTGATGCCTTTCATCCGACGGTTCCAACCGAACGTCCTCACATTCCCATTGCCGAACCCAATTTTCCAAGAGTGGCCGTTCCGTTTACTATTGGCATGTGGGTCCTTGGCATCTGCATAGTCAAGACAGGTATAATTAaccattttctatttactatattttctattattcCCACATTTTCCTTGTCAGTTGTGAACGGTTGGCCGAAATTGTTAGCCTGGTTCCCCGAAACCTGTTGCTTGATCGTCGTCGGGTTCGCCGTCGGGGGCATTTTGTACGCTACCAAAACGCCCGTGCTGTCCCCGCTGTCGTcgaccatcttcttcttctgtatgCTGCCGCCCATCATTTTGGATGCCGGTTATTTTATGCCCAATCGGCTCTTTTTCGACCATTTCGGCACAATTCTCCTCTTCGCCGTGGTGGGGACAATATTCAACGCCATTTGTATAGGTAAGATGATAAATTAACGATGTTACTGGACAACTACTTAATTCTGTgtcattattttaattgaaggTGTTAGTCTTTGGGCCTGCGGTTTGTCCGGTCTTTACGGTTTCGAGATTTCTTTGCTGGAAACGCTCCTTTTCTCATCTCTTATTTCCGCCGTGGATCCAGTGACTGTACTGGCAGTTCTTGAAGAAATTCACGTTGATAAAGTTCTCTACATTATTGTCTTTGGAGAATCATTGATGAATGATGCTGTCTCTGTGGTAGGCCCGatatttatttagttatttaaatttacctCAAGTAGAAGTTCCTTTGTTTCTAAATtcttattcatatttttcaattaggtTCTGTATAACATGTGTGACTCATACGTCACTCTCGGCGCCGACAAAATCGAAACGGCAGACGTTTTTACCGGATTCGccgcttttattgttttggcTCTTGGCGGAACGATTATTGGCATCGTTTGGGGATTCCTGGCCGGTTTCGTCACCAAATTTACCCACCGTGTTCCAGTCATCGAGCCCGTCTTTGTGTTCATTATGAGCTATGCAGCTCTAATTAATGCTGAAACCTTTCAGTTGTCAAGCATTCTTTCGTAGGTCACATTTTTACTTTACGTCTAGATTACATTGACGTAAATTTTTATCCATTAGAGTCATGTTTTGCGGGATCACAATGAAGAACTACGTGGCAGAGAATGTGTCGCCCGCTTCCCTGACGACCATCAACAAGGGACTGAAGGCAATCAGCAATTGTTCTGAATCGATCATATTTATGTTCCTAGGCATCACTACGGTCAACGACCATCACGAGTGGAACACGGCCTTCATTCTACTCACCGTATTTTTCTGCACGCTCTACAGAGCAATCGGTAAAAATCCCCTAACATCTTTTGTACGGTAAATATCAATTccgttttttaaaatctgatttGCGGTTGCAGGCGTTTTTATCCTGTCGGAAATCGCCAACTATTTTCGCCTTCACAAACTGAATTTTGTCGAAAAGTTGGTCATGTCTTACAGCGGATTACGTGGAGCCATCGCCTTTGCTTTGGTCCTCCTCATCGATCCCAGTCGCATCCCCCGTCAGCCGCTTTTTGTTACCGCGACCATCACTGTCGTCTTCTTCACCGTTTTCTTCCAGGTTAGTTCGATTTGGCTTGTCACTTTCCCACGCCGTAATCGAATTTCATCAACAGGGCATCACCATCCGGCCGCTTGTGAGATTCCTCAAGgtgaaacaagaagaacacCAGGAGAAAACGATGAACGAACGTCTTCATGAAAGGGTTAGATATGTTCAATTTGACTATTACAGCGTTGAAaactaattcattttaatcatCACTAGATGCTTGATTATACGATGGCGGGAGTCTTGGATGTGTTGGGTCAATGCAACAGTATCAAAATTCGTAACAAGTgagtttactttttcttttacagtaCGTCCATATTGAAATGCGTTGACATTCATGCGAATCTGGTTGCGCTGTTATCCATCGACTAACATGTTAAACAAAGGTTCAAGCAGTGGGATTACGCTTACATCCGCCCTTGTTTGTTCCGCGGAGAGAAACACCGTGAACCTAAAATCACGGAGACCTACTGGGCATTGAGAATTCTCGAGGCAACTAAATTGGCCCGATGCAATCACACGAACTCGACACAGTCTGGTTCCGATTCCTTGGCTAATTCCAACCGTTCGTGCAGCAGTAGCGGCCTTGTAGCGAGAAAATCGTCGCCGCAGTCAATGTATCGTGATATCCTTACGTTTACGATTTGCCTTAactagaaaaacaatttttaaatgatttgtttttagggAGGGTGCAGCTCGCAATTTGAACACATCGAAGCGCGAACCATCGGCAAAAGGAGAAATTCGGGATCCTGCTGAGGTGTGCCATCGTCACGTTGCCTGCAAACTTTATCGTTGCAAGGTGAGATGTAACcaacaaatgaatttgtgCAGTCCTGATCATCTTGTTCCGTTTAGAGCGTTGGGCATTCAAGATGTTGTCGTCACGTAGTCAGTCGTGACTGCGATCTGTCGAGCGATTCCAATAGTGCGAAATCAATTACCAACTCGAACTTCATTCCGAAAGGAAAAACGAATCGTGGTTACGACGACGTAGAAGATGaagttttatttcgttccaCAGACTCCAATCCAGGTAAATGCCTAGTTTGTTTTGTGCCATTTAATTCCCTTGTGACTCTTAAAAATTCACCTTAGATGGAGAAGAACAACTCAGTACTTCAACGGTGCCAGCCTCTGCATCGTGCGAACCGAACGCTAATTCACGCATCTCTGctcaatttataaaataataaccaaaCTTTTATcacagaaatattttgaatgcATCCTAATAAAAGTCTAGAAGATTAGATCTTGACTTGGCTATTTGATTGGATCAAACTGTGACTCGTCgtttataattattgtatCATTGGTGGGAATAGTTATCAACTGTAAGGATAGCAGGATACCGTTTGTCTCTTTAActcttttttacttattcATTGTTTTTGTGAATATATTTTCATAGCccatatttaattttttgttt
The sequence above is a segment of the Daphnia pulex isolate KAP4 chromosome 11, ASM2113471v1 genome. Coding sequences within it:
- the LOC124207799 gene encoding sodium/hydrogen exchanger 2-like; its protein translation is MTLKMKLYQFLFLFPVIGICYSLPQTLRQLPQPSDVIFNEHPLSETTKINNQLVGLTTSEHQKLIHSPTERNENGQVSSYSPDAFHPTVPTERPHIPIAEPNFPRVAVPFTIGMWVLGICIVKTVVNGWPKLLAWFPETCCLIVVGFAVGGILYATKTPVLSPLSSTIFFFCMLPPIILDAGYFMPNRLFFDHFGTILLFAVVGTIFNAICIGVSLWACGLSGLYGFEISLLETLLFSSLISAVDPVTVLAVLEEIHVDKVLYIIVFGESLMNDAVSVVLYNMCDSYVTLGADKIETADVFTGFAAFIVLALGGTIIGIVWGFLAGFVTKFTHRVPVIEPVFVFIMSYAALINAETFQLSSILSVMFCGITMKNYVAENVSPASLTTINKGLKAISNCSESIIFMFLGITTVNDHHEWNTAFILLTVFFCTLYRAIGVFILSEIANYFRLHKLNFVEKLVMSYSGLRGAIAFALVLLIDPSRIPRQPLFVTATITVVFFTVFFQGITIRPLVRFLKVKQEEHQEKTMNERLHERMLDYTMAGVLDVLGQCNSIKIRNKFKQWDYAYIRPCLFRGEKHREPKITETYWALRILEATKLARCNHTNSTQSGSDSLANSNRSCSSSGLVARKSSPQSMEGAARNLNTSKREPSAKGEIRDPAEVCHRHVACKLYRCKSVGHSRCCRHVVSRDCDLSSDSNSAKSITNSNFIPKGKTNRGYDDVEDEVLFRSTDSNPDGEEQLSTSTVPASASCEPNANSRISAQFIK